In Elaeis guineensis isolate ETL-2024a chromosome 1, EG11, whole genome shotgun sequence, a genomic segment contains:
- the LOC105039651 gene encoding rust resistance kinase Lr10 isoform X2, producing the protein MLIKCVRKSKAQSNVAQGQISSSNTATSPYFSNYSVAWNIEMETIDRFLGDIMKEKPTRFTPQHLISFTHNYAKKLGSGGFGVVYKGQFPNGLQVAVKVLHGTLDKRAEEQFMAEIGTIGRTYHVNLVRLYGFCLDPTVKALVYEYMENGSLDRYLFDENNRIEWGKLYEIAIGTAKGIRYLHEECEQKIVHYDIKPGNILLNANFRPKVSDFGLAKLCDRENSHVTLTGARGTPGYAAPELWMPLPVTHKCDVYSFGMLLFEIVGRRRNLEFKQGESQEWYPKWVWEKYEQRQLENIISLSGIEAKYREKAERMCRVALLCVQYQPAARPSMSNVVRLLEEEEEIAAPLNPFQYMTSYAAGSTLWSESTGESTSRKTTEDENELASSS; encoded by the coding sequence ATGCTCATAAAATGTGTTCGGAAGTCAAAAGCACAATCTAATGTCGCTCAGGGGCAAATTTCCAGCAGCAATACTGCAACTTCACCATATTTTTCAAACTATAGTGTGGCTTGGAACATTGAAATGGAAACAATTGATAGGTTCCTTGGTGACATCATGAAAGAGAAGCCCACGAGATTTACCCCCCAGCATCTGATAAGTTTCACTCATAACTACGCTAAGAAACTGGGGTCAGGTGGTTTTGGAGTGGTATACAAGGGCCAGTTTCCCAATGGGTTACAGGTAGCAGTTAAGGTCCTTCATGGAACTTTGGATAAGAGAGCTGAGGAACAATTCATGGCAGAAATTGGCACTATTGGCAGAACCTACCATGTCAATCTGGTAAGGCTCTATGGGTTCTGCCTTGATCCAACGGTGAAGGCACTGGTATATGAGTATATGGAGAATGGGTCACTTGATCGATACCTATTTGATGAGAATAACAGGATTGAGTGGGGAAAGCTATATGAGATTGCAATTGGGACGGCCAAGGGAATTAGATATCTACATGAGGAGTGTGAACAGAAGATAGTACACTATGACATAAAGCCTGGTAACATTCTTCTCAATGCAAACTTCCGCCCAAAGGTTTCTGACTTTGGATTGGCAAAGCTCTGTGATAGAGAGAACAGTCATGTCACGCTCACAGGAGCCAGAGGAACTCCTGGCTATGCCGCCCCAGAGCTTTGGATGCCATTGCCTGTGACCCATAAATGTGATGTTTATAGCTTCGGTATGCTTTTGTTCGAGatcgtggggaggaggaggaacctAGAGTTCAAACAGGGTGAGAGCCAGGAGTGGTACCCCAAATGGGTTTGGGAGAAGTATGAGCAAAGGCAATTGGAGAACATAATATCACTTTCAGGAATTGAAGCAAAATACCGAGAGAAGGCAGAAAGAATGTGCAGAGTAGCATTGTTGTGTGTCCAGTATCAGCCAGCAGCAAGACCCTCAATGAGCAATGTTGTGAGATtgttggaggaagaagaggaaattGCTGCACCTCTGAACCCATTTCAATACATGACCTCATATGCCGCAGGTTCAACTTTGTGGAGTGAAAGTACAGGAGAATCAACTAGCAGAAAGACCACCGAAGATGAAAATGAACTGGCTAGTTCATCATGA
- the LOC105039651 gene encoding rust resistance kinase Lr10 isoform X1, giving the protein MGVAVTITAIVAGGAIVIVIMLIKCVRKSKAQSNVAQGQISSSNTATSPYFSNYSVAWNIEMETIDRFLGDIMKEKPTRFTPQHLISFTHNYAKKLGSGGFGVVYKGQFPNGLQVAVKVLHGTLDKRAEEQFMAEIGTIGRTYHVNLVRLYGFCLDPTVKALVYEYMENGSLDRYLFDENNRIEWGKLYEIAIGTAKGIRYLHEECEQKIVHYDIKPGNILLNANFRPKVSDFGLAKLCDRENSHVTLTGARGTPGYAAPELWMPLPVTHKCDVYSFGMLLFEIVGRRRNLEFKQGESQEWYPKWVWEKYEQRQLENIISLSGIEAKYREKAERMCRVALLCVQYQPAARPSMSNVVRLLEEEEEIAAPLNPFQYMTSYAAGSTLWSESTGESTSRKTTEDENELASSS; this is encoded by the exons ATGGGTGTTGCTGTCACCATCA CTGCAATAGTTGCCGGAGGTGCAATAGTAATTGTGATTATGCTCATAAAATGTGTTCGGAAGTCAAAAGCACAATCTAATGTCGCTCAGGGGCAAATTTCCAGCAGCAATACTGCAACTTCACCATATTTTTCAAACTATAGTGTGGCTTGGAACATTGAAATGGAAACAATTGATAGGTTCCTTGGTGACATCATGAAAGAGAAGCCCACGAGATTTACCCCCCAGCATCTGATAAGTTTCACTCATAACTACGCTAAGAAACTGGGGTCAGGTGGTTTTGGAGTGGTATACAAGGGCCAGTTTCCCAATGGGTTACAGGTAGCAGTTAAGGTCCTTCATGGAACTTTGGATAAGAGAGCTGAGGAACAATTCATGGCAGAAATTGGCACTATTGGCAGAACCTACCATGTCAATCTGGTAAGGCTCTATGGGTTCTGCCTTGATCCAACGGTGAAGGCACTGGTATATGAGTATATGGAGAATGGGTCACTTGATCGATACCTATTTGATGAGAATAACAGGATTGAGTGGGGAAAGCTATATGAGATTGCAATTGGGACGGCCAAGGGAATTAGATATCTACATGAGGAGTGTGAACAGAAGATAGTACACTATGACATAAAGCCTGGTAACATTCTTCTCAATGCAAACTTCCGCCCAAAGGTTTCTGACTTTGGATTGGCAAAGCTCTGTGATAGAGAGAACAGTCATGTCACGCTCACAGGAGCCAGAGGAACTCCTGGCTATGCCGCCCCAGAGCTTTGGATGCCATTGCCTGTGACCCATAAATGTGATGTTTATAGCTTCGGTATGCTTTTGTTCGAGatcgtggggaggaggaggaacctAGAGTTCAAACAGGGTGAGAGCCAGGAGTGGTACCCCAAATGGGTTTGGGAGAAGTATGAGCAAAGGCAATTGGAGAACATAATATCACTTTCAGGAATTGAAGCAAAATACCGAGAGAAGGCAGAAAGAATGTGCAGAGTAGCATTGTTGTGTGTCCAGTATCAGCCAGCAGCAAGACCCTCAATGAGCAATGTTGTGAGATtgttggaggaagaagaggaaattGCTGCACCTCTGAACCCATTTCAATACATGACCTCATATGCCGCAGGTTCAACTTTGTGGAGTGAAAGTACAGGAGAATCAACTAGCAGAAAGACCACCGAAGATGAAAATGAACTGGCTAGTTCATCATGA